GCGCGCGAGCGACATCGTCGTCGGCACCCCCGGCCGGCTGCAGGACCTGATCGACCAGCGGGTCCTGCGCACCGACGACCTCGAGGTCACGGTGCTCGACGAGGCCGACCAGCTGTGCGACCTGGGCTTCCACGACGCCGTCGACCGGCTGCTGGCGGCCACCCCGTCGACCGCCCAGCGGCTGCTGCTGTCCGCCACCCTCGACGGGGACGTCGACCGGCTGGTGCGCGCCCACCTGCGCGACCCGCGCCGCCACGACGTGGACACCGGTGCGTCCGTGGAGACGATGAGCCACCACGTCGTCGTGGCCGCCACCCTCGGCGCGAAGCTCGAGGCGGCGTACGAGCTGGTCGGGGCCGAGCCCCGCGTCGTCGTCTTCGCCCGCACCCGGCGTGGGGCCACCGACCTGCGGACCTCGTTCGAGCGCCGCGGGCTGACGGCCGTCGACCTGCACGGCGACCTCCCCCAGCACGTCCGGGAGCGCAACCTGGCCCGCTTCCGGGAGGGGCGCGCCCGCGTGGTCGTGGCGACCGACGTCGCCGCCCGCGGCATCCACGTCGACCGGATCGGGCTCGTCGTCCACTTCGACCCCCCGATCGACGCCAAGGCCTACCTCCACCGCTCCGGGCGTACGGCGCGCGCAGGCGAGTCCGGCGCGGTCGTCACGCTGGTGCTGCCCCGCCAGCTGGCCGGCGTCGTGGCCCTCCAGGACGAGGTCGCGGTGTCCGCGCTCTTCCACGACTGGACCACCACGCCGCGGCCCCCGACCGTCGAGGCCCTGGCGGCCTCCGGCGCCCCCACCCCGCCGGTCGTGCGCCCGCGCTCGCGCGGAGGGCGCCGACGCAGCGCTGCCGCCCGCGCGCGCGGGTCCGCGACAGGGCCCAGGAGCGGGAACGGCGAAGGGGCGGGACCGCCGTAGCGGTCCCGCCCCTCGCGGGAGCTGCTGCCGGCCGGAGCCGGCGTCAGTCGATCAGAAAGCGGACTCCGGCAGGTCCATCAGCGACAGGTCGGTCGCCTCGGCGATGGCCCGCTCGGCGGTGAGCAGCGGCAGCACGTTGCGCGCGAAGAACTGCGCCGCGGCCACCTTGCCCTCGTAGAAGTCCTTGTCCTTGGCGCTGACCTCGCCGCCCAGCTTCTCCAGCGCGACCTCGGCCTGACGCAGCAGCAGCCACGAGCAGACGATGTCACCGAGGGACATGAGCAGACGGCTGGTGTTGAGGCCGACCTTGTAGACGTTGCGGACGTCGCCGCCCTCGGCGCTCTCGTCGGCCGACATCAGCTGGCCGATCATCGCGGCGACGATGGCGTTGCCGTCCTCCAGCGCCGTCGACAGCAGGCCGCGCTCGACCTTGAGGCGGCCGTTGCCCGCCTCGCTGCCGGCGAAGGACTCGATCTCGCCCGCGAGGTGGCCCAGCGCCTTGGCCTGGTCCTTGACGATCTTGCGGAAGAAGAAGTCCATGCCCTGGATCGCGGTGGTGCCCTCGTAGAGGGTGTCGATCTTGGCGTCGCGGACGTACTGCTCGATCGGGTAGTCGGCCAGGAAGCCCGAGCCGCCGAAGGTCTGCAGGGACTCGGTGCCCAGCAGGGTCCAGGAGCGCTCGGAGCCGTAGCCCTTGACGATCGGCAGCAGCAGGTCGTTGACGCGCTCGGCGAGCTCGTCGCGCTCACCGTTGTGCTCGGCGATCATCACCCGGTCCTGCCAGGAGGCGGTGTAGAGCACCAGGGCGCGCAGCGCCTCGGCGTACGACTTCTGCGTCATCAGCGAGCGGCGTACGTCGGGGTGGTGGGTGATCGTGACGCGCGGCGCGGTCTTGTCCGAGGCCTTGGTGAGGTCGGGG
This DNA window, taken from Nocardioides sp. HDW12B, encodes the following:
- a CDS encoding DEAD/DEAH box helicase, coding for MPGPRSFSDLGTPAEVVAVLREAGIETPTPVQSAVLPDALAGHDVLARARTGSGKTIAFAIPVVSRLAGRRSRMHRPRALVVVPTRELAVQVEGALRPIARAHRLRLATIYGGTRYDAQVAALRRASDIVVGTPGRLQDLIDQRVLRTDDLEVTVLDEADQLCDLGFHDAVDRLLAATPSTAQRLLLSATLDGDVDRLVRAHLRDPRRHDVDTGASVETMSHHVVVAATLGAKLEAAYELVGAEPRVVVFARTRRGATDLRTSFERRGLTAVDLHGDLPQHVRERNLARFREGRARVVVATDVAARGIHVDRIGLVVHFDPPIDAKAYLHRSGRTARAGESGAVVTLVLPRQLAGVVALQDEVAVSALFHDWTTTPRPPTVEALAASGAPTPPVVRPRSRGGRRRSAAARARGSATGPRSGNGEGAGPP